The following are from one region of the Actinoplanes sp. L3-i22 genome:
- a CDS encoding thioesterase family protein, protein MTTVTEAGAIIPMPVHFDDLDAMGVLHNARYAVLVERAVIQWWNEHGVSFSGGRPTTPDAFNVVREYGITFHRPVTGTGDIVVHFWIDHLGSTSATYGFRVTSTDGGIVHAEGKRVNVRLDPATMRPAPWTEPGREIAATLLRPGKMGG, encoded by the coding sequence ATGACAACCGTGACCGAAGCCGGCGCCATCATTCCCATGCCGGTGCACTTCGACGACCTGGACGCGATGGGGGTCCTGCACAACGCGCGCTACGCGGTGCTGGTCGAACGCGCCGTGATCCAGTGGTGGAACGAGCACGGCGTCTCGTTCTCCGGTGGCCGCCCGACCACGCCGGACGCGTTCAACGTGGTCCGGGAGTACGGGATCACCTTCCACCGCCCGGTGACCGGGACCGGCGACATCGTCGTCCACTTCTGGATCGACCACCTGGGCTCGACCAGTGCCACCTACGGTTTCCGGGTCACCTCCACCGACGGCGGGATCGTGCACGCCGAGGGCAAGCGGGTGAACGTCCGGCTGGACCCGGCCACCATGCGCCCGGCCCCGTGGACCGAGCCGGGCCGGGAGATCGCCGCGACCCTGCTGCGGCCCGGCAAGATGGGTGGATGA
- a CDS encoding alpha/beta fold hydrolase codes for MSTFVLIHGAGDVGWYWHLVEAELRARGHDVVAPDLPCDDDTAGLVEYADAVVAAIGDRTDLVVVGQSLGGFIAPLVCARVPVDQLILVAPMIPAPGESPAEYWSHTGWDVHGDFDDWFYQDVPPELAAEARRHGRAQSEARLGEPSPLTAWPDVPTRVLICRDDRMFPPDYLRRVARERLGVVPDEIDGGHTPALSRPVELAGRLDAYVSIPVLIRTFFAAFASGDDLDERLGALRRAFLPGAIIVRTCGSEPEVYDVEGFIAPRRALLSGDGLTGFREWEVTGRTEVYGDVAQHFCTYAKSWTRDGAEHTGRGAKTMQFARTAAGWRLSAVAWDDER; via the coding sequence ATGAGCACCTTCGTCCTGATCCACGGCGCCGGCGACGTCGGCTGGTACTGGCACCTCGTCGAGGCCGAACTACGAGCGCGCGGCCACGACGTCGTCGCGCCGGACCTGCCCTGTGACGACGACACCGCCGGCCTGGTCGAGTACGCCGACGCCGTGGTCGCCGCGATCGGTGACCGGACGGACCTGGTCGTCGTCGGGCAGTCGCTGGGCGGCTTCATCGCGCCGCTGGTCTGCGCGCGCGTGCCGGTCGACCAGCTGATCCTGGTCGCGCCGATGATCCCGGCGCCGGGCGAGTCGCCCGCTGAGTACTGGTCGCACACCGGCTGGGACGTGCACGGCGACTTCGACGACTGGTTCTACCAGGATGTCCCGCCCGAGCTGGCCGCCGAGGCCCGCCGGCACGGGCGCGCCCAGTCCGAGGCCCGGCTGGGCGAGCCGTCGCCGCTGACCGCGTGGCCCGACGTGCCCACCCGGGTGCTGATCTGCCGCGACGACCGGATGTTCCCGCCCGACTACCTGCGCCGGGTCGCGCGGGAGCGGCTCGGCGTGGTGCCCGACGAGATCGACGGCGGTCACACGCCCGCGCTGAGCCGGCCGGTGGAATTGGCGGGGCGGCTCGACGCGTACGTCTCAATCCCGGTTTTGATCCGGACTTTTTTCGCGGCCTTCGCCTCCGGCGACGACCTCGACGAACGCCTCGGCGCGCTGCGCCGCGCTTTCCTGCCCGGTGCGATCATCGTCCGCACCTGCGGGTCAGAGCCTGAGGTGTACGACGTGGAAGGCTTCATCGCCCCACGCCGCGCCCTGCTGAGCGGCGACGGGCTGACCGGCTTCCGGGAGTGGGAGGTCACCGGCCGCACCGAGGTGTACGGCGACGTCGCCCAGCACTTCTGCACCTACGCGAAGTCGTGGACCCGGGACGGCGCCGAGCACACCGGCCGCGGCGCCAAGACGATGCAGTTCGCCCGGACAGCGGCCGGCTGGCGCCTTTCCGCGGTTGCCTGGGACGACGAACGTTAG
- a CDS encoding cellulase family glycosylhydrolase: MSSERFRALALSFLLTVGVLAPAVPASADEPEAGTAPVTAAADGAPTLAGRLAAVAGAKTMNYYPSGAGWSAMWTRFDAVQVDSDLGRIAALGADSVRIVVFPRVFGFPTPRPEYLDRLSDFISIAALHGLAVKLTLFDWWSHYKSVRGSVDWARAVIGPYTDDPRVIAVEVKNEMSPEDEPAVRWVRTVIPAIRALAPTMPLTVSVDGHAGPDGLAELRDVLGDVTLDYYDFHFYGESEKALTDIVRARAAVAPNLMVIGETGLSTGVGSPGEQAAYLARVFRAAAVAGVRSVSPWTLTDFTEGSIPAGSMVATLPAQYQFGLYRTDGTAKPAAAVVRSAWSGTESAEDVLDLSFEQDNTDSPWRDNFPEGGVAQQTDEVAHAGSRSVRFSGTGRSSRGLPSLRISPVTPVVGGQTWTASAWARGADATGTTEIALSWFDADGRWIRQDRSARLPRGTTDWTRLTVETVAPDDAAGVQLHLKSGDNLGSVWFDDVRIDAS; the protein is encoded by the coding sequence ATGAGCAGTGAACGCTTTCGTGCCCTCGCCCTGTCTTTCCTGCTGACCGTGGGTGTCCTCGCCCCAGCGGTGCCCGCCTCCGCCGACGAACCGGAGGCCGGAACCGCGCCCGTGACGGCCGCCGCCGACGGTGCTCCGACCCTGGCCGGGCGGCTCGCCGCCGTCGCCGGGGCGAAGACCATGAACTACTACCCCTCGGGCGCCGGCTGGTCGGCGATGTGGACCCGGTTCGACGCGGTGCAGGTCGACAGCGACCTGGGCCGGATCGCCGCGCTCGGCGCGGACAGCGTGCGGATCGTGGTGTTCCCCCGGGTGTTCGGCTTCCCCACGCCGCGGCCCGAGTACCTGGACAGGCTCAGCGACTTCATCAGCATCGCGGCGCTGCACGGGCTCGCCGTGAAGCTGACCCTGTTCGACTGGTGGTCGCACTACAAGAGCGTGCGCGGGAGCGTCGACTGGGCGCGGGCCGTGATCGGGCCGTACACCGACGACCCGCGGGTGATCGCGGTCGAGGTGAAGAACGAGATGTCGCCGGAGGACGAGCCGGCCGTGCGCTGGGTCCGGACCGTGATCCCGGCGATCCGCGCGCTCGCGCCGACGATGCCGCTGACCGTGTCGGTCGACGGGCACGCCGGCCCGGACGGGCTGGCCGAGCTGCGCGACGTGCTCGGCGACGTGACGCTGGACTACTACGACTTCCACTTCTACGGCGAGTCCGAGAAGGCGCTCACCGACATCGTGCGGGCCCGCGCCGCGGTCGCGCCGAACCTGATGGTGATCGGCGAGACCGGCCTGAGCACCGGCGTCGGCAGTCCCGGCGAGCAGGCCGCCTACCTGGCCCGGGTCTTCCGGGCGGCGGCGGTCGCCGGGGTCCGCTCGGTGTCGCCGTGGACGCTGACCGACTTCACCGAGGGCTCGATCCCGGCCGGCTCGATGGTGGCGACGCTGCCGGCGCAGTACCAGTTCGGCCTCTACCGCACCGACGGCACCGCCAAGCCGGCCGCCGCCGTGGTCCGGTCCGCCTGGTCCGGCACCGAATCCGCCGAGGACGTGCTGGACCTCAGCTTCGAGCAGGACAACACCGACTCGCCGTGGCGGGACAACTTCCCGGAGGGCGGGGTCGCCCAGCAGACCGACGAGGTCGCGCACGCCGGTTCCCGGTCGGTGCGGTTCTCCGGCACCGGCCGGAGCTCGCGCGGCCTGCCGTCGCTGCGGATCTCCCCGGTCACCCCGGTGGTGGGCGGCCAGACCTGGACGGCGTCGGCGTGGGCCCGCGGCGCGGACGCGACCGGGACCACCGAGATCGCGCTGAGCTGGTTCGACGCCGACGGCCGCTGGATCCGTCAGGACCGGTCGGCGCGGCTGCCCCGGGGCACCACCGACTGGACCCGGCTGACCGTCGAGACGGTCGCGCCGGACGACGCGGCCGGCGTCCAGCTGCACCTGAAGTCCGGCGACAACCTGGGCTCGGTCTGGTTCGACGACGTGCGCATCGACGCGTCCTAA
- a CDS encoding metallophosphoesterase, with protein sequence MPRLDRIALISDVHGNLTALEAVLRDIEDRGIERIYNLGDFVGKGPRGREVIDRCRERCPVNILGNWDDFLPDPARTYDNEAMRWWLAQLGPGQGDWLRALPFCHDLLMSGRRIRLFHASATSVHHRVSFDHDGEQFAGMFANTAATGDRNPAPTVVGYGDTHDPFYEVGPGGRTLFNTGSVGNSMDDPTPVYAILEGVLDSPEPASFGVQFVRVPCDLEAELAEAARLGMPELDGYVSELRHGIYRARSTPVYHRKG encoded by the coding sequence GTGCCCCGGCTTGATCGCATCGCGCTCATCTCTGACGTCCACGGGAATCTGACCGCTCTGGAGGCCGTGCTCCGCGACATCGAGGACCGGGGGATCGAGCGGATCTACAACCTCGGCGACTTCGTCGGGAAGGGGCCGCGCGGCCGGGAGGTGATCGACCGCTGCCGGGAGCGGTGTCCGGTCAACATCCTCGGGAACTGGGACGACTTCCTGCCCGACCCGGCGCGGACCTACGACAACGAGGCGATGCGCTGGTGGCTGGCGCAGCTCGGCCCGGGCCAGGGCGACTGGCTGCGCGCCCTGCCGTTCTGCCACGACCTGCTGATGAGCGGCCGCCGGATCCGGCTCTTCCACGCCTCGGCGACGAGCGTGCACCACCGGGTCAGCTTCGACCACGACGGGGAGCAGTTCGCCGGCATGTTCGCCAACACCGCGGCGACCGGGGACCGGAATCCGGCGCCCACGGTCGTCGGCTACGGCGACACGCACGATCCGTTCTACGAGGTGGGGCCGGGTGGCCGGACGCTGTTCAACACCGGCAGCGTGGGCAACTCGATGGACGACCCGACCCCGGTCTACGCGATTCTCGAAGGGGTTCTCGACTCCCCGGAGCCGGCGTCGTTCGGCGTTCAGTTCGTCCGCGTGCCGTGCGACCTGGAGGCGGAGCTGGCCGAGGCGGCCCGGCTGGGCATGCCCGAGCTGGACGGCTACGTCTCCGAGCTGCGGCACGGCATCTATCGCGCCCGGAGCACGCCGGTCTATCACCGCAAGGGCTGA